A stretch of DNA from Longimicrobium terrae:
GGGCCGCCGCGCTCCTGCTCGGCGGCGCCGGGCTGCTGCTGGGCCGCCGGTCCGTGCTGTGGCCCATCGTGCTGGGCCTGCTGATCGCGTTGCTGGGATGGGGGGTGCGACTGGAACTGGCCGATCCGTACGTCGGCCCGGCGATCCTGAGTGAAGCCGGCCCCTGGTATCCGCTGCATAACTTGGCGAGCACGGGCGTGGGTTTCGCCCTCTGCGCCGCCGGCCTGGTGCGGGGACGGCAGGGGAAGCGAGGCCGCCCGTCCGGCAGGGGACTGACCGGCACGGCTCACACGGGAGAAGAACGGCGATGAAGCTGGATTTTCCCGAGGACAGGATCGCTGAGTTCTGCCGGAAGTGGAGCGTGACGGAATTCGCGCTCTTCGGCTCCGTGCTGCGCGACGACTTCCGTCCGGACAGCGACGTGGACGTACTGCTTACGTTCGGTCCGGATTCCGGCGTGTCGCTGTTCGATTTCGTGGACATGCAGGACGAACTGGAAGCGGCGTTCGGGCGCCGCGTGGACGTCAGCAGCCGGCGTGGCGTGGAGCGGAGCGAGAATCCATATCGCCGGAAGGCGATTCTGGAATCGGCGCGTGTGGTGTACCAACCACGGACCGAAGCGCTGATCGGAGTACCGACAGACCTGGAAGGAAATCGCAGTGACGACGCATAGACTGGAAGGGCAGCACATCGGGGGGCGGGGGCGGCTGGCGGACTACAGCAATCTGGTGAAGCTGCCGCACACCGTTTTCGCCATGCCGTTCGCGCTCGTGGGCGCCACGCTGGCGAGCTACCGCTACACCGTGCACGCGCTGGACATCGTGCTGATTCTGGTGGCGTTCACCAGCGCGCGGTTCGCGGCGATGGGCTTCAACCGCATCGCCGACCGTGCCATCGACGCGCGCAACCCGCGCACGCAGATGCGCGAGATTCCCGCCGGCAAGCTGTCCGTGGGGCAGGCGACCGCGGCGGTGATCATCGCCAGCGTCATCTTCTTTGCCTGCGCGGCCATGCTCAACCGCCTGTGCCTGTACCTGGCGCCGGCCGCGCTGGCCATCATCCTGTTCTACTCGTACACCAAGCGCTTCACCCGCTACGCGCACCTGGTTCTGGGCTTCTCGCTGGCGATCGCGCCGGTGGGGGCGTACCTGGCCATCGCGGGCGCGTGGAGCCGGCCTGTGGGGGCGCTGCTGGCCCTGGCGGGGGGCGTGCTGTGCTGGGTGGCGGGGTTCGACATCCTGTACTCGCTGCAGGACATGGACTTTGACCGCGAGCAGGGGCTGCACTCCATCCCCTCCAAGCTGGGCGCGAGCGGTGCGCTGGCGTTCTCGCGCGTGCTCCATCTTCTGTCCGCCGGGCTGTTCATCACCCTGGGCCTGCTGCTGCCGGAACTGGGCGCCGCGTACTTCGTGGGGTGCGCCGTGATCGCGCTGATGCTGGCGTACGAGCAGAGCCTGGTGCGCAGCGACGATTTCTCGAAGATCGATGCGGCGTTCTTCAACGTGAACGGCGCGATCAGCGTGGTGTTTCTGCTGATCGTACTCGGCGAGCGGCTGTTCCAGTGAGAGTCGCCGCGGACGCGCCCGTCACATTTGGCATCACCGGCGCGTCGGGCGCACCGTACGCCGTGGCCGCCCTGCGCGCGCTCAACGAGAGCGGCACGCCGGTGCGGCTGATCATCAGCGGCTACGGGCTGCGGCTGCTGGCGGAGGAGTGCGGGATCGACGGCATCGATGGGCTGCGCGCGGCCACGGGCGACTGGTCGCGGGTGGAGTTCTACGACTCGCTGGACCGCGGCGCCACGCCGGCCTCCGGCTCCGCTCCGTCGCGCGGCATGGTGGTCTGCCCGTGCTCGATGGGGACGCTGGCCTCCATCGCCGCGGGGACGTCGCGCAACCTCGTGGAGCGCTCGGCGGACGTGGCGCTCAAGGAGCGGCGCCCGCTGATCCTCGTACCGCGCGAGACGCCGCTGTCGCTGATCCACCTGGAAAACATGACGCGGCTGACGAGGGCCGGGGCCACCATCATGCCCGCCGCGCCCGGGTTCTACCATCGCCCGCGGTCCATCGACGACCTGGTGGACTTCGTGGCGGCGCGCATTCTGGACCATCTGGACGTGCCGCACACGCTGGGCGCGCGGTGGAAGAGCGGGGAACGCCCGGTGGAGGACGCGTGACCTGTCAGTGGACGGGACCCATGATCGTTGCAGTGATGACACCCATCCCCGTTCACCCGCCCGCGACAGACCCATGCGCCGCAGACTGACCGCCCTCGCCCTTGCCGCCGCCCTCACCACTGGCTGCGATTCTCCGCTGGATTCCGGCTCCGCGCCCTCGTTCGCGATTTCCACCAAGCTGGGTGTCATCACCCTGGCCAACGGAGGCGACGAGCCGGTCTACTATTTTCTGGTGGAGCGCGAGGCCCAGGCGTACGTGGACTGGATTCCCTGCGCCAAGCCGGACACGTGCACCGGTGTCGCGCCGGGAACCGCGGTCCGGCTGGGCTACAACCAGATCGTCGGCTACGACCGGGGCGACCGCGAGGCGGTGCTGACCCGCTACCGGCTGGACCGGCAGGCGGACGGCAGCTACAAGGCGACAGACTTTCACCACACCAGCATTCCGCTGCGGTGATGGACTTCCGTCCTCCGCTGTGGATGACGGCAATCGCCGCTGGTTGATCGCATCCGCCGTCGCCGCGGCCGCCCACACCGGCGGCTGCGGCGATCCGTTGAACGGCGGCGTGCTCGCGGTTTCTGCCCGGCTGCGTGTCATCTCCCTGACGGACGCGGCGACCGCCCGGGGCAGTTGATCTACGGGAGTCCGCACCCGGTCCGGACGACCTTCAAGCGCTCCTCCACATCATCACCCTCCGCTGCGATGACCGACGACGCGACCGTGAAGCTGGGAATCATCAGCGACACGCACGGAATGCTGCGGGCCGAGGTGTTCACGGTCTTCGAGGGAGTGGACCACATCCTCCACGCCGGCGACATCGGCGATCTGGACATCCTCACCGAACTCGCCACGTTCGCGCCGGTCACGGGCGTGTGGGGGAACGTGGATACGATGGACATCCGCGCTCGTGTGCCCGAAGTCGCACGGATCGAACTCGGCGGCGTTTCCATCGTCGTCGTCCACGGAATGCAGTTCGGCTCGCCATCGCCCGAAAAGCTCGTCCGAGAGTACCCGGACGCGGAGCTGGTCGTCTTCGGCCACTCGCACCGGCCGCTGATCGAGCGGGTGGGGCGGACACTGGCCGTCAATCCCGGCAGCGCCGGCCGCCGCCGCTTCGCCGATCCGGTCACCGTCGCGCTCGCGGAGATCGCGGGCGGAACGGTCACGGCCCGGCTCGTCCACCTGGATCCCGACCGGCGCTGAGCCGTCCCCTTCCTCATCCCACGCCCGATCTGTCCGTGCGCCTTTGCCTGCTCGCCGCCGCGGCGGCCCTGCTCGCCGCCGTTCCCGCATCCGCGCAGAACCGCAATGCGGACCGCGTGCTGCGCGCCATCCAGGAAGAAGGGACGGCGCGGTCGCGGCTGGAGCCCATGGCGCAGGCGCTGTTCGACTCCATCGGCCCGCGGCTGACGGGAAGCGCGGGGCAGGCCGCGGCGCACCGGTGGGCCGTGGAGCAGTTTCGCGGATGGGGGATCGACGCGCGCACGGAGCCGTACGGCACCTGGGTGGGGTGGGACCGCGGAACGCTGCACGCCGACCTGCTGGCGCCGCGGGTGAAGTCGCTGGAAGCGCGCTCGCTCTCCTGGAGCCCGGGAACCAGCGGCGCGGTCACGGGCGAGGTCATCGCCATCCCTGAACTGCAGAACGTGGACGCACTGCGTGCGTGGCTGCCGACCATCCGCGGCAAGTTCGTCCTGGCCGCGGCGGAGCCGGCCAGCTGCCGCCCGGTGGAGAACTGGCAGCAGTGGGCGCGGCCGGAGGGGCTGGCCGACCTGGCGCGGCGGACGGCGCTGGCGGACAGCGCATGGAACGGCATGCTGCGGCGCCTGCGCCTGACCTCGGCGGAGCTGGTGGGTGGATTGAGCCAGTCCGGCGCGGCGGGCGTGCTCACCAGTGACTGGACGGGCGGATGGGGCACGCAGCGCGTCCACTACACCTTTGGCGCGGGCGCGCCGGTGCTGGACGTTACCTGCGAGGACTTCGGCCTCCTTTCCCGCCTGGCGCGCCGCGGGCAGGGTCCGCGCATCCGCGTGGCGAGCACCGCCGCCTTTACCGACACCGCCGCGCCCGCCGCCAACACCATCGCCACCCTTCCCGGCCGCCAGCTTCCGAACGAGTACGTGGTGCTGAGCGCGCACTTCGACAGCTGGGACGCGGGATCGGGCGCCACGGACAACGGCACCGGCGTGCTGACCATGATGGAGGCCGCGCGCATCCTGCGCACCGTCTATCCCCGGCCCAAGCGGACCATCGTCATCGGCCTGTGGGGGAGCGAGGAGCAGGGATTGAACGGCTCGCGCGCGTTCGCCGAAGATCATCCCGAGATCGTGGACGGTCTGCAGGCGCTGCTGAACCAGGACACGGGCACGGGGCGCATCGAGCGCGTGTCGCTGCAGGGGTTCAGCGGCGCGGGGCCGTTCTGGCGCCGCTGGCTGGCCGCCCTGCCGCGCGACGTGGCGGACGGAATCGAGCTGGACGATCCCGGCCTGCCCAGCGCGGGCTCCAGCGACCACTCGTCGTTCGTGTGCCGCGGCGCGCCGGGGTTCTGGCTGCTTTCCAAATCGTGGGATTACGGGACGTATACCTGGCACACCGACCGCGACACGTATGACAAGGTCGTGTTCGACGACGTGCGCCGGAACGCCATCACCATCGCCATGCTGGCGTGGCAGGCCGCGGAAGACGAGCGCGTCCCCCGCACCCGGCGCGAGATGCCGGCCAACGCGGCCGGCGCGGCGGGGCAGTGGCCCGCCTGCCAGGCCCCGCAGCGCGCCGTGCAGTAGAAGGCCGTACCCAACCGCCGCCCCGTGCGGCGCCCGCCGGACCATCCGGCATTTCCACCCCTGGAGACGATTGATGAAACGAACCGTACTCGCGGCACTTGCCGCCGCGGCGGTGCTGTCCGCCCCGGCGGCCGCGCAGCCGCAGTGGACCACCACGGACCCCGTGCTGCGCGCCATCTGGGAAGAAGAGATGCAGCGTTCGCAGCTGCAGACGCTGGGGCAGGCGCTGATGGACTCCATCGGCCCGCGGCTCACCGCGTCGCCGGGGATGGAGGCGGCGCAGCGCTGGGCCATCGCCCAGTACGCGCAGTGGGGGATCACCGCGCGCACGGAGCGCTACGGCACGTGGCGCGGCTGGCGGCGCGGCATCACCCACATCGACCTGATGACGCCGCGCGTGCGCTCGCTGGAAGGGCAGATGCTGTCGTGGAGCCCGGGCACCCGCGGGCCGGTGACGGCCGGCGTCGTCACCCTGCCGGACTTCGCGGATTCCACGGCGTTCGCGGCGTGGCTGCCCACGGTGCGCGGCAAGTTCGTGATGACCTCGTTCGCGCAGCCCACCTGCCGCCCAGATGACAACTGGGCGCGCTGGGCGGTGGCCGCGGACTGGGAGCGCTACCGCGCGGCCCGCACGGCCGAGATGACGGCGTTCAACCAGCGGCTGGCGCGCGCCGGCACCAACGGGCGCGACCTTCCCACGAAGCTGGAGCAGGCCGGCGCGGTGGGCGTGGTGACCAGCCTGTGGTCGCAGGGGTGGGGCGTGGACAAGATCTTCAACGCCCGCACCCGCCAGGTGCCCACGGTGGACCTGAGCTGCGAGGACTACGGCCTGGTGTGGCGCCTGTCGATGAACGGCGACGCGCCCACGCTGCGCATGGAAGCCGAGGCGGAGTTCACGGGCGAGGAAGTGCCGGTGAGCAACGTGGTGGCCGAGGTTCGCGGCCGCCGCAAGCCCAACGAGTACATCATGCTGAGCGCCCACTTCGACTCGTGGGACGGCGGATCGGGCGCCACGGACAACGGCACCGGCACGCTGGTGATGATGGAGGCGATGCGCATCCTGCAGAAGGTGTATCCGCGCCCCAACCGCACCATTCTTTCCGGCCACTGGAGCGGCGAAGAGCTGGGCCTCGTAGGGTCGCGCGCCTTTGCCGAGGACCATCCGGACGTGGTTCGCGGGCTGCACGTGCTGTTCAACCAGGACAACGGCACTGGGCGCGTGCGCAACATCCCCATGCAGGGCTTTACGCAGACGGCTCCCGTGTGGCGCCGCTGGCTGGCCGCCATGCCGGCGTTCGTGACGGACAGCGTGCAGATCGACGATCCGGGCGCCCCGGGCGGCGGCGGGTCCGACCACGCGTCGTTCGTGTGCCACGGCGCGCCGGCGTTCATGCTGGGATCGCTGTCGTGGGATTACGGCTCGTACACGTGGCACACCAACCGCGACACCTACGACAAGATCTCGTGGGATGACGTGCAGCGGAACGCCATGATGGTGGCCATGCTCGTGTACCTGGCCGACCAGGAGCAGGCGCCGCTGCCGCGCACGCAGCGCACCGACTTCCCGGTGAACCAGCAGACCGGGCAGCCGGGCTCCTGGCCCGCCTGCACGGCCCCCTTCCGCAGCGCCGCCCAGAGCACGCGCTGATCGGTTGATGGTTGATGGAAGAGCCCCCGCCCGGCACTGCGCCGGGCGGGGGCTCTTTTTGTTTGATGACAGACGGTTCGGTGTGGGGGGCGGAGTTCACGGGCGGCCCCCACCCGGGCCGGCACCACCGGCCCACCCTCCCCCAAAAAATACTGGGGGAGGGTTGAGGGGCGGCCGATGGTCAGGTGTGGGAAGCGGAATTTTCGCGCGGGCGAGGGTATCCTGAGCGAATGAATCCGCCGCTCCAGAAGCGGTAAGCCCCGACACGGCGCCCACAGGCGCCGTTCGGGGCTTCAACAGCATCGAGATGATCGATCGCGGCGCGGTCCAGTCCGCGCAGGCGGACTTCGTGTTTTTCGAGGCGCGGTTTCAACCGCCGGGCGGAAATCGCCTGCCTCCCCCAACCCGCCGCCGCTCCGAAACCTTTCTTCTCCGCCGACTCGCGCTCCCGCACCGAACGCGGCTTCTCCGCCAAACCCGGCTGCCGCGCCGGTCTGGGGTGTGCTCCCTCTCCCACATCGGTTCGTGGGAGAGGGTCGCCGCGCGCAGCGCGCGGGGTGAGGGCCCTACGCTTCTTCCTCGCCCGGAACGGTGTCGCGCCTGACCGTGTCGGCCTCCGGCGTGAACTGCTGGATCAGCGAGTCCACATTCACCGTCGCGGCCGCCGAGGCGGTGTCGCGCTTCACCGCGCCGCCCACCGGGCGCAGCGTGATCATGGCCACCTCCGGCGGTGCCCCGAAGCGCACGGGAACGAACGAGAAGCCCACGCCGCAGGTGATGAACAGCGTGCTGCCGCGAATGCGGTAGATGCGGTTGGTGCCCACGCCCGTCTCCTGCGGAAACAGCTCCGTGTTCACCCAGCTCAGCCGCGGCGTTCCCGGCACTTCCAGCCCGCCGCAGAAGGTGTGGCCGGAGATCATGGACGGATACTTGTCCGTGGGCAGCGTAGCCGCGGAGACGGGCATGTGCGCCAGCATCACCGGCGTGCGCCCGCCGCCGGGGATGCCGCCGTACGTCTCCGCGCGGCGCCAGTCCGGCCGGCGCGCGGTGTACGGATCAATCCCCGCGATGTACGCCGTGTCGCCGTTGCGGCCGAACGCGACGCGCTGGTTCATCAGCACGCGCACGCCGTTGCGCTCCAGCGCCTGGCGGGTGAGGATGGCCATGCTGTCCGGCTCGCCCTCGGTGCTTTCGGCCATGTCCTCGTTGCCCAGCACCGCGTACACCGGGCGTCCCTTGGCCGGCTCCAGCACGCGGTCCAGCGCCGCGAAGTCGCCGCCGCGCCCCACGTAGTCGCCCAGCAGCACGATCAGGTCGGGGCGCTCGGCGACGGCGCGCTCCATGGCGGCCCGCGCCACGTTCACGTTGTCGGGCCACATCCCCAGGTGAAAGTCGGAAAGCGCGGCGATCCGCATTCCGTTCCACCCGTCGGGAAGGTCGATGACCTCGATCTCCACCGGGGTCACGCGGACGATGTCGCCCGCCCGCGCCCCGTACGGCGAGTTGGAGGGAACAGCGGTCGCGGTGTCGTCGTCGATGGCCCGGTCGGCGGCGCCGGACGGGCCGCGGCCGCAGGCGGAAACCGCGATGGCGGCGGCAACAAGCAGGAAAGGGCGGATGGACCTCCGCATCAACAGCTCCGTCGGGGGTTGCGTGCGCGCGTGGTTCTGGGGCAGGTGCCCGCGCCCGGCGGGCGCAACGGCCATGCCACGCCCGCGCACGGCCCCGGATCGCCGTCAGGCGCTCAGGGGAAGCGCCTCCAGCCGGGCGGGCGGAACGGTGTTCTCCATCTGGTCCGGCCGCCCGCGGAACCAGCGCGCGATCAGCAGAATTTCATCCACCTGGTGGCGCTGAACGAGAGTACTGGTGGGCTCGGGAAGGCCGAAGTGCTCGTCGCACAACCGCTCCAGCCGCCGCCGCTCCGCCGCCGACTTCGGGGCCGTGACGGCGGCGCGCACGGTGCCGCGGCGCACCAGATACACGCGGTCGTCCTGGTCCACGCCGGGCACGCAGTACAGAAAGGTGAGCCCGTCCAGCGCCTCGCGCAGCCGGGCGAACTCGTCGCGCAGCGCCTCCAGCCGCTGCAGCCGGTCGCGCAGCATTCCCGCGTACTCGTACTCCCAGCGCTCGGCGGCAGCGGTCATCCGCTCGTTGAGCCAGCGCAGCGGTTCGTCGGCCTTGCCGTCCAGAAAGGCGCGGGCCAGGTCCACCCGGCGCATGTACTCCGTCTCGGCGCAGCGGCCGGCACAGGGGCCCAGGCACAGCTTCAGGTCAAAGCGGTGGCAGCGCGGCGTGTGCTCCCACGAAAACAGGTCCGGCTGGTCGGCGAAGCGGATGGGCGTGTTGACGGGGCAGTCGCGCAGGCCCAGCAGGTCGTTCAACTCGCGGACGGCCTCTTCCACCCGCCGGCCGCCGCGGAACGGCCCGTAGTAGCTGGCCGCATCGTCGCTCACGGCGCTCACGACGTACAGCCGCGGCGCGCTGACGCCGGCGATCTTGAGGAACGAGTACCGCCCGTCGCGTTTGTGCTGCACGTTCATCCGCGGGCGGAAGCGCTTGATCATCTCCAGCTCGCGCAGAAGCGCCGCGAACTCGCTGGGCTCGTAGTCCCACGTGAGCGAGTGCGCGCCTTCGACGATGCGGTGCTGCTTGTCGCCGCGCTGGGCGCGAAAGTAGGTGAGCAGGCGCGTGCGCAGCGTCTTGCTCTTGCCCACGTACAGGACCTCGCCGTCCGTTCCCAGCCAGCGGTACACGCCGGGAATGTTGCGGGCCTCGCGCGCCACGGTGCGCAGCGGATGAACGGGGGTGGACTTCACCTGCAGAGGGGGTGCGGCGGAGAACAAAAACCGAATCCCGCCAAAGCTAGTCTCAATCGTGCCCAAGCGAAAGAGCCGCATACGCCTGCGCCTGTCCCGGCCAGCGGGAGCACGGCCCGGCGCGGTCCGGAACACTTGATCCAATATTTAAGGCGGATAAGGATAGCGTGCCTTGAGCGCAGCCCGCGACGGGCTTCGGGACGCAACGGGGCAAAAAGAAGGATTTCGTGGCGTCCGGGCGAGTGTTTGCGCGGTCCGGAGTGAGGGAAGTCGCCAACGGAGCGACGGCTTGCGCACGGGGGCATAGTGGACGAGGCCCGGACGCATTACATTGCCCTAACCCCCATGACGGTC
This window harbors:
- a CDS encoding nucleotidyltransferase family protein, whose product is MKLDFPEDRIAEFCRKWSVTEFALFGSVLRDDFRPDSDVDVLLTFGPDSGVSLFDFVDMQDELEAAFGRRVDVSSRRGVERSENPYRRKAILESARVVYQPRTEALIGVPTDLEGNRSDDA
- a CDS encoding UbiA-like polyprenyltransferase, with amino-acid sequence MTTHRLEGQHIGGRGRLADYSNLVKLPHTVFAMPFALVGATLASYRYTVHALDIVLILVAFTSARFAAMGFNRIADRAIDARNPRTQMREIPAGKLSVGQATAAVIIASVIFFACAAMLNRLCLYLAPAALAIILFYSYTKRFTRYAHLVLGFSLAIAPVGAYLAIAGAWSRPVGALLALAGGVLCWVAGFDILYSLQDMDFDREQGLHSIPSKLGASGALAFSRVLHLLSAGLFITLGLLLPELGAAYFVGCAVIALMLAYEQSLVRSDDFSKIDAAFFNVNGAISVVFLLIVLGERLFQ
- a CDS encoding UbiX family flavin prenyltransferase, with amino-acid sequence MRVAADAPVTFGITGASGAPYAVAALRALNESGTPVRLIISGYGLRLLAEECGIDGIDGLRAATGDWSRVEFYDSLDRGATPASGSAPSRGMVVCPCSMGTLASIAAGTSRNLVERSADVALKERRPLILVPRETPLSLIHLENMTRLTRAGATIMPAAPGFYHRPRSIDDLVDFVAARILDHLDVPHTLGARWKSGERPVEDA
- a CDS encoding metallophosphoesterase family protein, whose product is MTDDATVKLGIISDTHGMLRAEVFTVFEGVDHILHAGDIGDLDILTELATFAPVTGVWGNVDTMDIRARVPEVARIELGGVSIVVVHGMQFGSPSPEKLVREYPDAELVVFGHSHRPLIERVGRTLAVNPGSAGRRRFADPVTVALAEIAGGTVTARLVHLDPDRR
- a CDS encoding M20/M25/M40 family metallo-hydrolase, with the protein product MRLCLLAAAAALLAAVPASAQNRNADRVLRAIQEEGTARSRLEPMAQALFDSIGPRLTGSAGQAAAHRWAVEQFRGWGIDARTEPYGTWVGWDRGTLHADLLAPRVKSLEARSLSWSPGTSGAVTGEVIAIPELQNVDALRAWLPTIRGKFVLAAAEPASCRPVENWQQWARPEGLADLARRTALADSAWNGMLRRLRLTSAELVGGLSQSGAAGVLTSDWTGGWGTQRVHYTFGAGAPVLDVTCEDFGLLSRLARRGQGPRIRVASTAAFTDTAAPAANTIATLPGRQLPNEYVVLSAHFDSWDAGSGATDNGTGVLTMMEAARILRTVYPRPKRTIVIGLWGSEEQGLNGSRAFAEDHPEIVDGLQALLNQDTGTGRIERVSLQGFSGAGPFWRRWLAALPRDVADGIELDDPGLPSAGSSDHSSFVCRGAPGFWLLSKSWDYGTYTWHTDRDTYDKVVFDDVRRNAITIAMLAWQAAEDERVPRTRREMPANAAGAAGQWPACQAPQRAVQ
- a CDS encoding M20/M25/M40 family metallo-hydrolase; its protein translation is MKRTVLAALAAAAVLSAPAAAQPQWTTTDPVLRAIWEEEMQRSQLQTLGQALMDSIGPRLTASPGMEAAQRWAIAQYAQWGITARTERYGTWRGWRRGITHIDLMTPRVRSLEGQMLSWSPGTRGPVTAGVVTLPDFADSTAFAAWLPTVRGKFVMTSFAQPTCRPDDNWARWAVAADWERYRAARTAEMTAFNQRLARAGTNGRDLPTKLEQAGAVGVVTSLWSQGWGVDKIFNARTRQVPTVDLSCEDYGLVWRLSMNGDAPTLRMEAEAEFTGEEVPVSNVVAEVRGRRKPNEYIMLSAHFDSWDGGSGATDNGTGTLVMMEAMRILQKVYPRPNRTILSGHWSGEELGLVGSRAFAEDHPDVVRGLHVLFNQDNGTGRVRNIPMQGFTQTAPVWRRWLAAMPAFVTDSVQIDDPGAPGGGGSDHASFVCHGAPAFMLGSLSWDYGSYTWHTNRDTYDKISWDDVQRNAMMVAMLVYLADQEQAPLPRTQRTDFPVNQQTGQPGSWPACTAPFRSAAQSTR
- a CDS encoding metallophosphoesterase translates to MRRSIRPFLLVAAAIAVSACGRGPSGAADRAIDDDTATAVPSNSPYGARAGDIVRVTPVEIEVIDLPDGWNGMRIAALSDFHLGMWPDNVNVARAAMERAVAERPDLIVLLGDYVGRGGDFAALDRVLEPAKGRPVYAVLGNEDMAESTEGEPDSMAILTRQALERNGVRVLMNQRVAFGRNGDTAYIAGIDPYTARRPDWRRAETYGGIPGGGRTPVMLAHMPVSAATLPTDKYPSMISGHTFCGGLEVPGTPRLSWVNTELFPQETGVGTNRIYRIRGSTLFITCGVGFSFVPVRFGAPPEVAMITLRPVGGAVKRDTASAAATVNVDSLIQQFTPEADTVRRDTVPGEEEA
- a CDS encoding GIY-YIG nuclease family protein; translation: MKSTPVHPLRTVAREARNIPGVYRWLGTDGEVLYVGKSKTLRTRLLTYFRAQRGDKQHRIVEGAHSLTWDYEPSEFAALLRELEMIKRFRPRMNVQHKRDGRYSFLKIAGVSAPRLYVVSAVSDDAASYYGPFRGGRRVEEAVRELNDLLGLRDCPVNTPIRFADQPDLFSWEHTPRCHRFDLKLCLGPCAGRCAETEYMRRVDLARAFLDGKADEPLRWLNERMTAAAERWEYEYAGMLRDRLQRLEALRDEFARLREALDGLTFLYCVPGVDQDDRVYLVRRGTVRAAVTAPKSAAERRRLERLCDEHFGLPEPTSTLVQRHQVDEILLIARWFRGRPDQMENTVPPARLEALPLSA